A portion of the Methanomicrobiales archaeon genome contains these proteins:
- the mtnA gene encoding S-methyl-5-thioribose-1-phosphate isomerase has translation MTGDTIWWDDASGAVCLINQARLPGRKELVTCTTLQRLKDAIAALEVRGAPALGVAGALGMALAAREVRENRLGRFKEEMRRAAEALKGLRPTAINLSWGVDQVLDVIERAGSVAEARERSLQRAKEIAEEDEAICRRLGGFGSALLPDGCTVLTHCNAGSLACKAWGTALGVVRAAVEEGKEVRVIACETRPLFQGARLTAWELAEAGIDVTVIVDSAAPFLMRRGEVDLVLVGADRITRDAVFNKIGTYMHAVAARHHALPFYVAAPTSTFDPVHTEREIRIEERSRAEIAWAGGTMVVPERVRVLNYAFDATPLELVSAIVTETGVLYPPFAQQIAGDP, from the coding sequence CTGACGGGCGACACGATCTGGTGGGACGACGCCAGCGGTGCGGTCTGCCTCATCAACCAGGCCCGGCTGCCAGGCAGAAAGGAGCTCGTCACCTGCACGACGCTCCAGCGGCTGAAAGATGCCATCGCCGCCCTGGAGGTGCGGGGGGCACCGGCGCTCGGCGTGGCCGGCGCGCTCGGGATGGCGCTTGCCGCGCGGGAGGTTCGGGAGAACCGACTGGGGCGGTTCAAGGAGGAGATGCGGAGAGCGGCAGAGGCGCTGAAGGGCCTGCGCCCGACCGCCATCAACCTCTCCTGGGGCGTCGATCAGGTGCTGGACGTGATCGAGCGCGCCGGGAGCGTGGCGGAAGCGCGGGAGAGATCGCTGCAGAGAGCGAAGGAGATTGCGGAGGAGGACGAGGCCATCTGCCGGCGCCTGGGAGGATTCGGGTCCGCACTCCTGCCGGACGGGTGCACGGTGCTCACGCACTGCAACGCGGGTTCCCTCGCCTGCAAGGCCTGGGGCACCGCTCTCGGGGTGGTCCGGGCCGCCGTGGAGGAGGGCAAGGAGGTGCGTGTGATCGCCTGCGAGACCCGCCCTCTCTTCCAGGGAGCCCGCCTAACCGCCTGGGAGCTGGCAGAAGCCGGCATCGACGTCACAGTGATCGTGGACTCTGCGGCCCCCTTCCTGATGCGGAGGGGAGAGGTGGATCTGGTCCTGGTGGGGGCCGACCGGATCACGCGGGACGCTGTCTTCAACAAGATCGGAACCTACATGCATGCGGTAGCGGCCCGCCACCATGCTCTGCCGTTCTACGTGGCAGCCCCCACCTCCACCTTCGACCCGGTCCACACGGAGAGGGAGATCAGGATCGAGGAGCGCAGCCGGGCGGAGATCGCCTGGGCGGGCGGAACCATGGTGGTGCCGGAGCGGGTCCGCGTGCTGAACTACGCCTTCGACGCAACGCCCCTGGAGCTTGTCAGCGCCATCGTCACCGAGACGGGAGTCCTCTATCCCCCATTCGCGCAACAGATCGCGGGAGATCCCTGA
- a CDS encoding DUF116 domain-containing protein, with the protein MLFESEAWNQLMILIGEIAVVMALVVLASALLVVIVTLYSLKSGRLYLASLLTPALVLMEGLVKAVCRLLGLDERELLQFFITIHNAVNVRAFSAIPVEKRAIFLPQCLRSARCPANLTPEGLKCVRCGQCCLGGWIPNLQALGYRVFIVPGSSFIKRMVKKYRPMGIIGVGCIAEVKEGLEMCDRMDLPAIGVVTLKEGCVETLVGWSDLCDAALLGIDSEVTAEEP; encoded by the coding sequence ATGCTCTTCGAGTCCGAAGCTTGGAACCAGCTGATGATCCTCATCGGGGAGATCGCCGTCGTGATGGCACTCGTCGTGCTCGCCTCCGCGCTGCTCGTCGTGATCGTCACCCTGTACTCTTTAAAGAGCGGCAGACTCTATCTTGCCAGCCTGTTGACGCCCGCTCTGGTCCTCATGGAGGGGCTCGTGAAGGCGGTCTGCCGGCTCCTCGGGCTGGACGAGAGGGAGCTGCTGCAGTTCTTCATCACGATCCACAATGCCGTCAACGTGCGCGCATTCTCGGCGATTCCGGTGGAGAAGAGGGCGATCTTTCTGCCCCAGTGCCTGCGGTCTGCTCGATGCCCCGCGAACCTCACTCCCGAGGGGCTGAAGTGCGTTCGGTGCGGGCAGTGCTGCCTCGGCGGCTGGATCCCGAACCTGCAGGCGCTCGGCTATCGGGTCTTCATCGTGCCCGGCAGCAGCTTCATCAAACGGATGGTGAAGAAGTACCGCCCGATGGGGATCATCGGCGTCGGATGCATAGCTGAGGTGAAAGAAGGTCTGGAGATGTGCGATCGCATGGATCTACCCGCGATCGGGGTGGTGACCCTCAAGGAAGGGTGCGTTGAGACGCTTGTCGGCTGGAGCGATCTCTGCGATGCAGCTCTCCTTGGAATCGACTCGGAGGTCACTGCGGAAGAACCTTGA
- a CDS encoding polymer-forming cytoskeletal protein produces the protein MTKIYRHGDTFIAPKGSFFDGNVKIEGNLILPADTHVWGRLEVGGRLELGRLSTVGGGIASGSAIIGSRTRIKGPVCTRENLTVCDHARIRSIQAGGDVILRPGVEVGEVRSGETIYIFGKIRSGRLIGRNVKVLPQ, from the coding sequence ATGACGAAAATATACCGGCATGGCGACACATTCATCGCGCCGAAGGGCTCCTTCTTCGATGGCAACGTGAAGATCGAGGGCAACCTGATCCTCCCTGCCGATACGCACGTCTGGGGGCGGCTCGAGGTGGGCGGACGGCTGGAACTCGGGCGCCTGTCAACCGTGGGAGGGGGTATCGCCAGCGGGAGCGCGATCATCGGCAGCCGCACCCGGATCAAGGGCCCCGTCTGCACCCGGGAGAACCTCACTGTCTGCGATCATGCCCGGATCCGCTCCATCCAGGCGGGCGGGGATGTGATCCTCCGCCCCGGGGTCGAGGTGGGCGAGGTAAGGAGCGGCGAGACCATCTACATCTTCGGGAAGATTCGCAGCGGGCGCCTGATCGGAAGGAATGTCAAGGTTCTTCCGCAGTGA
- a CDS encoding stage II sporulation protein M encodes MDLPPIRYAVLLVSLLLGITLLLGVVLASDDLAVAKGFRDRYTSSISTRILHAYAANIHVTFLMIFGGNLLLNCMLFLPARLLQHRSAILLPIFVTAVVGYNGLMVGSIVYLCAVQRGLTIALAAVLPHGIIELSAMILAAALGLTYAFRYLQDERRGEREFRPYADAFMALVTPMVAVAALIETYLTHLIVYSMV; translated from the coding sequence ATGGATCTCCCCCCTATCCGGTATGCGGTGCTCCTCGTCTCCCTCCTGCTCGGTATCACCCTCCTCCTCGGCGTCGTTCTCGCATCGGACGACCTCGCCGTCGCGAAGGGATTCCGGGATCGCTACACCTCCTCGATCTCGACCCGGATCCTGCACGCCTATGCGGCCAATATCCACGTCACCTTCCTGATGATCTTCGGCGGCAACCTCCTCCTGAACTGCATGCTCTTCCTCCCGGCGCGGCTCCTGCAGCACCGGTCGGCGATCCTGCTCCCGATCTTCGTCACGGCCGTGGTTGGCTACAACGGACTGATGGTCGGCTCTATCGTCTACCTCTGTGCCGTCCAGCGGGGGCTCACGATCGCCCTCGCCGCCGTGCTGCCCCACGGCATCATCGAGCTGTCGGCGATGATCCTGGCGGCGGCCCTGGGACTGACTTATGCGTTCCGATACCTGCAGGACGAGCGCCGCGGGGAGCGGGAGTTCCGCCCGTACGCAGACGCTTTCATGGCGCTTGTCACGCCGATGGTCGCGGTTGCGGCGCTCATCGAGACCTACCTGACCCATCTGATCGTATACTCCATGGTCTAG
- a CDS encoding proline dehydrogenase family protein — translation MAGTAESWTLPHGERARQWCRERNAQGIRCILDILSGAARTREQSEQTRDAYIACIRGIVESSLDASVSVKLTALGATRDPAIYRSHVASLLRVARDAGVGFEVDMEGRGLVDRTLEIAREAARSGFPLTLALQAYLDRTPGDLAAALEGGIRVRLVKGAYTGDVRDFTEIQQRFRSLFLALQQAGADFSVGTHDPELIAWMLERGRASRQRIEFGFLKGLSDRTKLRLAREGWAVAEYVPFGEHAAAYIARRRRYGAELQALGRAPAP, via the coding sequence ATGGCGGGAACGGCTGAATCCTGGACGCTGCCGCACGGAGAGCGGGCGCGGCAGTGGTGCAGGGAGCGGAACGCTCAGGGTATCCGCTGCATCCTGGACATCCTGAGCGGTGCGGCGCGGACGCGGGAGCAGTCGGAGCAGACGCGGGATGCCTATATCGCCTGCATCCGGGGGATTGTCGAGTCATCACTGGACGCTTCCGTATCGGTGAAGCTCACCGCCCTCGGGGCGACCCGGGATCCGGCCATCTACAGGAGTCATGTGGCATCCCTGCTCCGGGTAGCCCGGGACGCCGGCGTGGGGTTCGAGGTCGATATGGAGGGGAGAGGTCTCGTCGACCGAACGCTGGAGATAGCCCGGGAGGCGGCGCGGTCGGGCTTCCCGCTTACGCTCGCCCTGCAGGCCTACCTGGACCGAACCCCCGGGGATCTGGCTGCTGCCCTCGAGGGGGGGATCCGGGTCCGCCTGGTGAAAGGGGCGTACACCGGCGATGTCCGCGATTTTACCGAGATCCAGCAGCGGTTCCGCTCCCTCTTCCTGGCACTCCAGCAGGCTGGCGCAGACTTCAGCGTGGGGACGCACGATCCGGAGCTGATCGCATGGATGCTGGAGCGCGGGCGGGCATCGAGGCAGAGGATCGAGTTCGGCTTCCTGAAGGGGCTCTCCGACAGGACCAAGCTGCGCCTCGCCCGGGAGGGCTGGGCGGTCGCGGAGTACGTGCCCTTCGGGGAGCATGCAGCTGCCTACATCGCCCGCCGCCGGCGCTACGGGGCGGAGCTGCAGGCGCTGGGCAGGGCGCCGGCCCCGTAG
- a CDS encoding HIT family protein, with protein MRTLHSEAADCPFCTIPAEAIVVRNDLCFAIRDADPVARGHMLIAPFRHVASYFDTTFGERVAVLDLVEQVRDRIDAEYAPDGYNVGVNIGAAAGQSVMHVHFHVIPRYRGDTPHPGGGIRNVLKGSCG; from the coding sequence ATGAGAACCCTGCACTCCGAAGCGGCGGACTGCCCGTTCTGCACCATACCCGCGGAGGCGATCGTCGTGCGCAACGATCTCTGCTTCGCCATCCGCGATGCCGACCCGGTCGCGCGCGGGCACATGCTGATCGCCCCCTTCCGGCATGTCGCGTCCTACTTCGATACCACGTTCGGCGAGAGGGTGGCGGTTCTCGACCTGGTCGAGCAGGTGAGGGATCGGATCGACGCGGAGTACGCCCCGGACGGCTACAACGTCGGGGTGAATATCGGCGCTGCTGCGGGACAGTCGGTGATGCACGTGCACTTCCACGTCATACCGCGGTACCGGGGAGATACACCGCACCCCGGAGGCGGTATCCGCAATGTCCTGAAGGGATCCTGCGGGTGA
- a CDS encoding aldehyde dehydrogenase family protein: MGSKMTYVSIDVDENTHREYERALTDIVQEFGEHHPMYIGDREVYAEDTFAVTSPIDREILLGVFQRGGKREMEEAIGEAKRSEASWSSVEWQVRMRAIRAAADTLDRQRFPLSALLTYEVGKTRTEALAEIGEAVDLLRYYADTYEENDGYVLPMTVDPDGEQSWSLMRPYGVFAVISPFNFPIALAGGMCAAALLTGNTVVFKPTSVAPFSGLKVYRAFVDGGVPAGAINLVTGPGGPFGNVVAAHPDVDGIAFTGSKAVGMWLYRERAVRQPYPKPLIAEMGSKNPTIVTGEADLGKAVEGVVRAAFGYGGQKCSATSRLYVQDSVADEFARRLVRRVEEVKVGDPRDRDVFYGPVIDERAKRTYEDAVRQAEEDGGSILTGGKALTGGLFSRGHYLTPAVVTDLPEGHRLTRDELFVPFLILKKFTRLDEALREANDTDFGLTAGIFSEEESELKSFFEHIRFGTCYANRRGGATTGAWPGIQPFSGWKGSGSTGKGVGGAYYLLSFLREQTQTRVG; encoded by the coding sequence ATGGGCTCGAAAATGACCTACGTCTCCATCGATGTGGATGAGAATACCCACAGGGAGTATGAGCGGGCGCTGACCGACATCGTGCAGGAGTTCGGCGAGCATCACCCGATGTATATCGGGGATCGGGAGGTGTATGCGGAGGACACCTTCGCCGTGACATCCCCGATCGACCGGGAGATCCTTCTTGGAGTATTCCAGAGAGGCGGGAAGAGAGAGATGGAGGAGGCCATCGGAGAGGCGAAGAGATCGGAGGCGTCCTGGAGTTCGGTGGAGTGGCAGGTGCGGATGAGGGCCATCCGGGCCGCCGCCGATACCCTGGATCGCCAGAGGTTCCCGCTCTCCGCCCTGCTGACCTACGAGGTGGGGAAGACCCGGACCGAGGCTCTGGCTGAGATCGGGGAGGCGGTGGACCTGCTCCGCTACTACGCCGACACCTACGAGGAGAACGATGGCTATGTGCTCCCCATGACAGTGGACCCTGATGGCGAGCAGAGCTGGAGCCTCATGCGGCCCTATGGGGTGTTCGCCGTGATATCCCCCTTCAACTTCCCGATTGCCCTCGCCGGAGGGATGTGTGCTGCAGCGCTTCTCACCGGCAACACCGTGGTCTTCAAGCCGACGAGCGTGGCGCCGTTCTCCGGGCTCAAGGTGTACCGGGCATTCGTCGATGGGGGTGTGCCCGCGGGCGCGATCAACCTGGTGACCGGTCCCGGAGGGCCGTTCGGGAACGTCGTGGCTGCCCATCCCGATGTCGACGGGATCGCGTTCACGGGTTCCAAGGCGGTCGGCATGTGGCTCTACCGCGAGCGTGCTGTGCGGCAGCCCTACCCCAAACCCCTGATCGCCGAGATGGGAAGCAAGAACCCCACCATAGTGACGGGTGAGGCGGATCTGGGTAAGGCGGTCGAGGGCGTTGTGCGGGCTGCGTTCGGCTATGGGGGGCAGAAGTGCAGCGCGACCTCCCGCCTGTACGTTCAGGATTCCGTCGCGGACGAGTTCGCCCGGAGGCTGGTGCGGAGAGTGGAGGAGGTGAAGGTCGGCGATCCCCGCGATCGGGACGTGTTCTACGGTCCGGTGATCGACGAGAGAGCAAAGAGGACCTACGAGGATGCCGTGCGGCAGGCGGAGGAGGACGGGGGCTCGATCCTTACGGGCGGGAAGGCGCTCACGGGAGGGCTTTTCTCCCGCGGCCACTACCTGACGCCCGCTGTGGTCACCGACCTACCGGAAGGGCACCGTCTGACCCGAGACGAGCTCTTCGTGCCCTTCCTGATCCTGAAGAAGTTCACCCGTCTGGATGAGGCTCTCCGTGAGGCGAACGATACGGACTTCGGGCTGACCGCCGGCATCTTCTCGGAGGAGGAGAGCGAGTTGAAGTCATTCTTCGAGCATATCCGTTTCGGCACCTGCTATGCAAACCGTAGGGGGGGAGCGACCACGGGGGCATGGCCGGGCATCCAGCCGTTTAGCGGCTGGAAGGGCAGCGGAAGTACCGGAAAGGGCGTGGGAGGGGCGTACTACCTGCTCTCGTTCCTGCGGGAGCAGACCCAGACCCGGGTCGGGTAG
- a CDS encoding acetyl ornithine aminotransferase family protein has translation MEPLVRIRPPGPTAREILRRDAEVISPSLSRAYPLVIDRAAGVNLWDVDGNRYLDFTAGIAVMNVGWNHPEVVRAVQEQTERLSHTVFADFCSELPVRFAEELVKFLPAGLDTVYFGNSGAESVEAAMKLARYHTGRKYFLAFHRAFHGRTFGALTLTAGRTKQRKHFGPFLSAVHAPYPDPYRPLCRNSRASCDQDVLDYIEDVIFRTEVSPEEVAAIVVEPVLGEGGYVVPPRTFLKRLRSLCDEHGILLVDDEVQAGGYRTGKFLAAEHSGVTADIVCLAKPIGGGLPIGVTVSTGEIMDWPPGSHASTFGGNAISCAAGLAVLEIMRAPTFGAHVLAQGEHLVEGLERLRRVHEGIGDVRSLGLMAGMELVRKRETREPDAEMRDRIVRECFERGLALLPAGESAIRFSPPLVIEKDDIDAGLSILDGVLSRICGR, from the coding sequence ATGGAGCCGCTTGTCAGAATCCGCCCGCCGGGTCCAACGGCGCGGGAGATCCTGCGCAGGGACGCCGAGGTTATCTCACCCTCTCTCTCCAGGGCGTATCCGCTTGTCATCGACCGGGCAGCGGGAGTGAACCTCTGGGACGTGGACGGCAACCGATATCTCGACTTCACCGCCGGCATCGCGGTGATGAATGTCGGGTGGAACCACCCGGAAGTGGTCCGGGCTGTGCAGGAGCAGACGGAGCGCCTATCCCACACCGTGTTTGCCGACTTCTGCTCCGAGTTGCCCGTCCGCTTCGCCGAGGAGCTGGTGAAATTCCTGCCGGCGGGTCTCGATACGGTCTACTTCGGCAACTCCGGAGCCGAGAGCGTGGAGGCGGCGATGAAACTCGCCCGGTACCACACAGGGAGAAAGTACTTCCTGGCGTTCCACCGCGCGTTCCATGGGAGAACCTTCGGTGCGCTCACCCTCACGGCGGGAAGGACGAAGCAGAGGAAGCACTTTGGACCTTTTCTGTCTGCAGTTCATGCACCGTACCCCGATCCCTACCGCCCGTTATGCCGGAATTCGCGTGCATCCTGCGATCAGGATGTGCTGGACTACATCGAGGATGTGATCTTCAGAACGGAGGTCTCTCCGGAGGAGGTCGCCGCCATCGTCGTCGAGCCGGTCCTCGGGGAAGGGGGCTACGTCGTTCCTCCGCGAACGTTCCTGAAGCGGCTGCGGTCCCTCTGCGACGAACACGGCATCCTTCTTGTGGACGACGAGGTGCAGGCGGGCGGCTACCGCACGGGTAAGTTTCTCGCGGCGGAGCATTCGGGCGTCACAGCGGATATCGTCTGTCTTGCAAAGCCGATCGGGGGAGGGCTTCCGATCGGCGTGACGGTCTCGACCGGTGAGATCATGGACTGGCCTCCCGGATCGCATGCGAGCACATTCGGCGGCAACGCCATCTCCTGCGCAGCCGGTCTGGCCGTTCTGGAGATTATGCGGGCCCCGACTTTCGGCGCTCACGTTCTCGCGCAGGGCGAGCACCTGGTGGAGGGTCTCGAACGTCTCCGGAGGGTGCATGAAGGTATCGGGGATGTGCGGAGCCTGGGGCTGATGGCCGGCATGGAGCTGGTCAGGAAGCGGGAGACCCGGGAACCGGATGCGGAGATGAGGGATCGAATCGTCCGGGAGTGTTTTGAGCGCGGACTCGCCCTGCTCCCCGCGGGGGAATCAGCGATCCGGTTCTCCCCGCCCCTCGTCATCGAGAAGGACGATATCGATGCAGGCCTGTCGATCCTGGACGGTGTGCTCTCCCGGATCTGCGGCCGGTAG
- a CDS encoding geranylgeranylglycerol-phosphate geranylgeranyltransferase, with protein sequence MHAGAFFRITRPLNSAVAGLATSLGFIVATGTLQADLLLLIAIVALITAAGNVVNDCCDAAIDAINRPDRPIPAGEIGTAQAAGFSALLFTSGIALALFTNPLCIGIALLNSLLLVIYAVYLKKAPLVGNIAVSYLSASIFLFGGALAGVGGALMALPVAGITFLAMIARELLKDAEDVDGDRAGGAVTVPMLIGIRRTAILALGLLAVAVAISLLPVGRGWGLPYLGAIGMMDGILLVAAGRVVRCRTPECIRTSGATAMLKFGMFGALTVFVVSAILAA encoded by the coding sequence ATGCACGCAGGAGCCTTTTTCAGGATTACACGCCCTCTGAACTCCGCGGTGGCGGGCCTCGCCACAAGTCTGGGATTCATCGTTGCGACAGGGACGCTCCAGGCCGATCTCCTTCTCCTGATCGCCATCGTCGCGCTCATCACGGCTGCCGGGAACGTGGTGAACGACTGCTGCGATGCGGCGATCGACGCGATCAACCGCCCCGATCGCCCCATTCCTGCCGGCGAGATCGGCACCGCCCAGGCCGCCGGGTTTTCCGCTCTCCTCTTCACCTCCGGTATCGCACTCGCCCTCTTCACGAATCCCCTCTGCATCGGGATCGCTCTCCTGAACTCCCTGCTCCTAGTGATCTACGCCGTGTACCTCAAGAAGGCCCCTCTCGTAGGAAATATTGCCGTCTCTTACCTCTCCGCAAGCATATTTCTCTTCGGCGGGGCACTCGCGGGTGTTGGCGGTGCGCTCATGGCGCTGCCCGTGGCCGGGATCACATTCCTCGCGATGATCGCCCGCGAGCTCCTGAAGGATGCCGAGGATGTGGATGGGGATCGTGCCGGCGGCGCCGTGACGGTTCCGATGCTGATCGGGATCCGCCGCACTGCAATCCTCGCCCTCGGTCTCCTTGCCGTTGCCGTCGCCATCAGCCTTCTGCCGGTCGGGCGGGGGTGGGGCCTGCCCTACCTCGGCGCGATCGGGATGATGGACGGGATCCTCCTCGTCGCGGCCGGGAGGGTCGTCCGCTGCAGAACCCCCGAATGCATCCGCACCTCGGGTGCGACGGCGATGCTCAAGTTCGGGATGTTCGGGGCACTCACCGTCTTCGTCGTCTCTGCCATCCTCGCCGCCTGA